In Synechococcus sp. Nb3U1, one DNA window encodes the following:
- a CDS encoding chlorophyll a/b-binding protein, with protein sequence MTRYRSVVVEEGGRLNNYAIEPEMYVDSTPRVGFTDYAERLNGRLAMIGFVALIATEALLGTSLIGWLQSLGQ encoded by the coding sequence ATGACTAGATATCGCTCCGTCGTAGTCGAAGAAGGTGGCCGTTTGAACAACTACGCCATCGAACCGGAAATGTATGTGGACAGCACCCCTCGCGTGGGCTTTACCGACTATGCAGAGCGCTTGAATGGTCGTTTGGCGATGATTGGTTTTGTTGCCTTGATTGCGACCGAAGCGTTGTTGGGCACTTCCCTGATCGGCTGGTTGCAGTCTCTGGGTCAGTAG
- a CDS encoding alpha/beta fold hydrolase, giving the protein MRTEEPLSSAPTATEQHWQWRGHAIRYQQAGSTGPAVLLIHGFGASSDHWRKNLPELGQHSRVYAVDLLGFGGSAKPLPGSDLTYTFATWGSLVVEFLKEVIGDPAYLVGNSIGCIVALQAAVFEPTWVLGVAMLDPSLRLLHERKRGELSWLRRWSTPLIQTLLGWPPFGNFFFTQVAQAKAIRNILLQAYGRKEAVTDELVHLLLKPALDPGAAAVFLAFVRYSQGPLAEDLLPQLTCPVLILWGEADPWEPIALGRALAEFSCVVGFIPLAGVGHCPQDEAPEKVNPLLLDWLRDPFNKTNKCK; this is encoded by the coding sequence ATGCGCACGGAAGAGCCCCTTTCCTCGGCCCCAACAGCTACAGAGCAGCACTGGCAGTGGCGCGGACACGCCATTCGCTACCAACAGGCAGGCTCCACAGGCCCAGCAGTCCTCTTGATCCATGGCTTTGGGGCCAGTAGCGACCATTGGCGCAAAAACCTGCCGGAACTGGGGCAACACAGTCGGGTCTATGCGGTCGATTTGCTGGGGTTTGGCGGCTCGGCGAAGCCTCTGCCGGGATCCGACCTCACCTACACTTTTGCAACCTGGGGATCCCTGGTGGTGGAGTTTCTCAAGGAGGTGATCGGGGATCCCGCCTATTTGGTGGGCAACTCAATTGGCTGTATTGTCGCCTTGCAAGCTGCAGTTTTCGAGCCGACCTGGGTTTTGGGGGTGGCAATGTTGGATCCCTCGCTGCGACTGTTGCACGAGCGGAAACGGGGGGAGCTCTCCTGGTTGCGCCGCTGGTCCACACCCCTGATTCAAACCCTACTGGGGTGGCCCCCTTTCGGCAACTTCTTCTTCACCCAAGTGGCCCAAGCCAAGGCCATTCGCAATATTCTCCTCCAAGCCTATGGGCGCAAAGAGGCTGTCACTGATGAACTGGTACACCTACTGCTCAAACCCGCTCTGGATCCGGGGGCTGCCGCCGTGTTCCTGGCCTTTGTGCGTTACTCCCAGGGGCCCTTGGCTGAAGATCTCTTGCCCCAACTCACCTGTCCGGTCTTGATCCTTTGGGGAGAAGCGGATCCCTGGGAACCGATTGCCCTCGGTCGGGCTTTGGCCGAGTTTTCCTGCGTGGTCGGGTTTATTCCATTGGCAGGTGTTGGCCACTGCCCACAGGATGAAGCACCAGAGAAGGTTAATCCACTGCTGCTGGATTGGCTCCGGGATCCCTTCAACAAGACAAATAAATGTAAATGA
- the ilvA gene encoding threonine ammonia-lyase, biosynthetic has protein sequence MYCDYLIQILTARVYDVAQESPLEPAFNLSRRLKNQIWLKREDMQSVFSFKLRGAYNKMAQLPPDQLAQGVIAASAGNHAQGVALGAQRLGTQAIIVMPVTTPQVKVDAVRARGGEVVLYGDTFDDAYTYARQLEVEKGLTFIHPFDDPEVIAGQGTIGMEILRQYQQPIHAIFVAIGGGGLISGIAAYVKHLRPEIKIIGVEPTDSDAMYQSLQAGRRIRLSQVGLFADGVAVREVGEETFRLCQQYVDEILLVSTDDICAAIKDVFEDTRSILEPAGALAIAGMKAYVNRTGIQGQTLVAVACGANMNFDRLRFVAERAEIGEEREAIFAVTIPEQRGSFLKFCSCIGQRNLTEFNYRIADDREAHIFVGLQVKDRTDARQMALIFEEAGFKTLDLTDDELAKLHLRHMVGGRSPLAEEELLYRFEFPERPGALMKFLASMSPNWNISLFHYRNNGADYGRVVIGIQVPATEMPEWQSFLDTLGYRYWDESQNPAYKLFLA, from the coding sequence ATGTACTGCGATTATCTCATCCAAATCCTCACCGCCCGTGTTTACGATGTTGCCCAAGAATCCCCCCTTGAACCGGCCTTTAATCTCTCCCGCCGCCTGAAAAACCAGATCTGGCTGAAACGGGAGGATATGCAGTCGGTCTTTTCTTTTAAGCTGCGCGGCGCCTACAACAAAATGGCTCAGCTCCCGCCAGACCAATTGGCCCAGGGGGTGATCGCAGCTTCGGCAGGCAACCACGCCCAAGGGGTAGCACTGGGGGCACAACGGTTGGGCACGCAGGCCATCATCGTCATGCCCGTCACCACCCCGCAGGTGAAAGTGGATGCTGTACGGGCTCGGGGCGGAGAAGTGGTGTTGTACGGAGATACCTTCGACGATGCCTATACCTATGCACGGCAACTGGAAGTTGAAAAGGGCTTGACTTTCATCCATCCCTTCGATGATCCGGAGGTGATCGCCGGTCAAGGCACCATCGGCATGGAGATCCTGCGCCAGTATCAACAGCCGATTCATGCCATTTTTGTAGCCATTGGCGGTGGCGGATTGATCTCAGGTATTGCCGCCTACGTCAAACACTTGCGCCCCGAGATCAAGATTATCGGCGTGGAACCCACGGATTCCGACGCCATGTATCAGTCATTACAAGCGGGACGGCGGATTCGACTATCTCAGGTGGGCTTGTTTGCCGATGGTGTAGCCGTGCGGGAAGTGGGGGAAGAAACCTTTCGCCTCTGTCAACAATATGTAGATGAGATCCTCTTGGTCAGTACCGACGATATCTGTGCTGCCATCAAAGATGTGTTTGAAGATACCCGCTCCATCCTAGAGCCTGCTGGGGCCCTGGCCATTGCCGGGATGAAAGCCTATGTCAACCGCACTGGCATCCAAGGCCAAACCCTGGTCGCTGTCGCTTGCGGGGCGAATATGAACTTCGATCGCCTGCGCTTTGTGGCAGAACGAGCCGAGATTGGGGAAGAACGGGAGGCCATTTTTGCAGTCACCATTCCCGAGCAGCGGGGCAGCTTTCTCAAGTTCTGCAGCTGCATTGGTCAGCGCAACCTCACCGAGTTTAACTACCGCATTGCTGATGACCGTGAGGCTCACATCTTTGTCGGGTTACAGGTCAAAGATCGCACGGATGCCCGGCAAATGGCCTTGATCTTCGAGGAGGCGGGCTTCAAAACGTTGGATCTGACGGATGATGAGCTGGCCAAATTGCACCTGCGGCATATGGTGGGAGGCCGGTCTCCCCTGGCAGAAGAGGAGCTGCTCTACCGCTTTGAGTTCCCGGAACGGCCCGGCGCTTTGATGAAATTCTTGGCCTCCATGAGCCCCAACTGGAACATCAGCCTGTTTCACTACCGCAACAACGGTGCCGACTATGGCCGGGTGGTGATCGGGATCCAAGTGCCTGCCACCGAAATGCCCGAGTGGCAGAGTTTTCTCGATACCTTGGGCTATCGCTACTGGGATGAGAGCCAAAACCCCGCCTACAAGTTGTTCCTGGCCTAG
- a CDS encoding M23 family metallopeptidase, with protein MTESIGQGSPVGLYAQLVRALDRQDWRQALRLVDELRRQERDPAQRQDLEHYRLDLEQRAYPSFGEPPPPQPPHLPFLHKPFVGEFPVSNLFDHDLPLGEADGNGRFLTLQGQVWIPNPSHPCGKSDGHAGYDWEMPIGTPILAAAAGRVSLAREEPEFYCPALGRSVRGLRIRILHELGSPETQWFETLYTHLSQMQVREGQTVSPEEVIGLSGNSGCSSGPHLHFEVRRINHTNSGQPAAVDPYGWLGSGLDPWSIHPHGADSLSLWRVGQAPSLGSCWDPLLELD; from the coding sequence TTGACCGAATCCATCGGCCAGGGATCCCCTGTGGGGTTGTATGCCCAGCTGGTACGGGCTTTGGATCGTCAAGATTGGCGGCAAGCATTGCGCCTGGTGGACGAGTTACGCCGTCAGGAGAGGGATCCGGCCCAACGCCAGGATCTAGAACATTATCGGCTGGATCTGGAGCAACGGGCTTATCCTTCCTTTGGGGAGCCACCGCCGCCTCAACCTCCCCATTTGCCCTTCTTACACAAACCTTTTGTAGGGGAATTCCCCGTGAGCAACCTCTTCGACCATGACCTGCCCCTGGGCGAAGCAGATGGCAATGGCCGATTTTTAACCTTGCAGGGGCAAGTGTGGATCCCGAACCCGTCGCACCCCTGTGGCAAAAGTGATGGCCATGCCGGTTATGACTGGGAAATGCCAATCGGCACCCCGATCCTGGCCGCCGCCGCAGGACGGGTAAGCTTAGCCCGTGAGGAACCAGAGTTTTACTGTCCTGCCTTGGGGCGTTCTGTGAGGGGATTGAGAATCCGCATTCTCCACGAGCTGGGATCCCCAGAGACCCAATGGTTTGAAACCCTCTACACCCACCTCAGCCAAATGCAAGTGCGCGAGGGCCAAACGGTTTCCCCAGAAGAAGTGATCGGCCTGTCGGGCAACAGCGGCTGTTCCAGTGGGCCTCATCTTCACTTCGAGGTGCGGCGGATCAATCACACCAATTCCGGCCAACCGGCGGCGGTGGATCCCTACGGCTGGCTGGGATCCGGCCTGGATCCGTGGAGTATTCACCCCCATGGAGCAGACAGCCTCTCGCTGTGGCGAGTGGGGCAAGCCCCCAGCTTGGGATCCTGTTGGGATCCTCTCCTTGAGCTGGATTGA
- a CDS encoding sensor histidine kinase: MGLATGILIGVGVGLLCALLLLWQSHRRFRRELQRLGSLVSNPLPVHSSEEMLSLLSRQLRQQQLDWAGQNQQLQDWQYLSQRLPWGYLRVDENNVVLECNPAAQRLLRINQWQPGIKLLLEWVRSYELDQLIETTRRQEADRPTQSREWIFYPSGGDGKPIPLRGWGLPLPQSQVAIFLEDRLEAKMLTQQRDRWASDVAHELKTPLTSIRLLAETLQSRVDAAQAVWVERLLNETLRLSSLVQDLLELSALNLGAGSRLQLRSVDLAFLVRKAWQSLEPLAKPRQQELHLTGTTQACLWGDEQRLYRLLLNLLDNAIKYGRPGSPVHVVLAEEGSAVGLEVYDHGSGLAADQFELVFQPFYRTDTARARSKGGTGLGLAIVRQIVEAHEGTIRLCNHPQTGGLWVRVQLPQKRLDPL, from the coding sequence ATGGGATTAGCAACCGGGATCCTGATCGGAGTGGGAGTCGGGCTGCTGTGCGCTCTGCTCCTGCTTTGGCAAAGTCATCGCCGCTTCAGACGGGAATTGCAACGGCTGGGATCCCTGGTCAGCAACCCCCTGCCGGTTCATTCTTCAGAGGAAATGCTCAGTTTGCTCAGTCGCCAGCTCCGCCAACAGCAACTGGATTGGGCTGGTCAAAACCAGCAACTGCAAGATTGGCAATATCTAAGTCAGCGCCTGCCCTGGGGATATCTACGGGTAGATGAGAACAACGTGGTGCTCGAGTGTAACCCTGCGGCCCAGCGTCTTTTACGCATCAACCAATGGCAACCGGGCATCAAGTTGCTCCTGGAATGGGTGCGTTCCTACGAATTGGATCAGCTGATCGAAACCACCCGTCGGCAGGAGGCCGACAGGCCCACCCAAAGCCGTGAGTGGATTTTTTATCCTTCGGGGGGGGATGGCAAACCAATTCCGCTCCGAGGTTGGGGTCTGCCGTTGCCCCAGTCTCAGGTGGCCATTTTTTTGGAGGATCGGCTAGAAGCGAAAATGCTGACTCAACAACGGGATCGCTGGGCTTCGGATGTGGCCCACGAGCTCAAAACCCCCCTGACCTCGATTCGCTTGCTGGCGGAAACCCTACAGAGCCGAGTCGATGCAGCCCAAGCGGTTTGGGTCGAACGCCTTCTCAACGAAACGCTGCGCCTCAGTAGCTTAGTGCAAGATTTATTGGAACTGAGTGCTCTCAACTTGGGGGCGGGATCCCGATTGCAACTGCGCTCGGTAGATCTGGCTTTTCTGGTTCGAAAAGCTTGGCAAAGCCTGGAACCTCTAGCCAAACCCCGCCAGCAAGAACTACATCTGACTGGGACAACACAAGCCTGCCTCTGGGGTGATGAACAACGCCTGTATCGACTGCTTTTGAATCTGCTGGACAACGCCATTAAATACGGCAGGCCGGGATCCCCGGTGCACGTGGTTTTGGCCGAGGAGGGATCTGCAGTCGGCCTGGAGGTGTACGATCATGGATCAGGGTTGGCGGCAGATCAGTTTGAGTTGGTATTTCAACCCTTCTACCGTACCGATACGGCACGCGCTCGCAGCAAGGGAGGCACCGGACTGGGGCTGGCGATTGTGCGACAAATTGTTGAGGCTCATGAGGGCACCATTCGATTATGTAATCATCCCCAAACAGGTGGGCTATGGGTTCGGGTGCAACTGCCGCAAAAACGACTGGATCCCTTGTGA
- a CDS encoding CHASE2 domain-containing protein → MSDSMPDNVYHSPPTQDWKRQVLPSRRRLGWALGWGLGWATLLNLSAQHPLLVRMESDAQQWLYAWRDPQTPSADVVIVGIDGRIQVRGEGTDTSQNIDFLLERANYAGLTLRLLEEAEAKVVVLNLPSSFVVPQNLGNENLDAPLRQVVQRYPDRLVLATRSSESFRRAEISIYNHFLPFSSLRLEYLVPPEHVQGVVQYRVDGAGILRKAQLRGLYLRRDSQEEQMFASVEALTFAKFNPEQASRWFREQGLEPVQFNPLGANHSIPIIPIEQVCPPVILQAGSGAASQIVNPSQACLSSEGIPPLDPEIAAQLRDKVVLVGFVGGYPETFPVQTADGSQIAAVELQAQILSSLLTGEVYRSVPSGLAAFVVVLMGGGTGLLLMLYRPHLRLTHQDWKQQRFLLWPVLGLLVYESWAVAQFLLWRWVWPLALPALASGLTGVSLLLTLIILQNQERLLAQQQELDRLRRAEQEAAIDQARKLLYRVATDIHDRELQDLKVVMDNLESLQWQQQQGKELNPATYDQLLEQLEGIGRGIRDQLNDVRTLATKLRISPSLREGLHRGIDTYLDELVQSGGLTLSVERQLQPLNEPNTSEWFDQREDILRFLREAIGNVIAHVQPPKGDASFVNVSLMQTDHHCCLRVVNDGVEHAPSPSGGYGSKAMNTIARYLPKGSWHRTHTPEGYTHVELHWEMPSL, encoded by the coding sequence ATGTCCGACTCGATGCCAGATAACGTCTATCACTCCCCCCCTACTCAAGACTGGAAACGACAGGTTCTCCCCTCCCGGCGGCGACTGGGTTGGGCTTTGGGTTGGGGATTGGGTTGGGCGACGTTGCTCAATCTCTCGGCACAGCATCCATTGTTGGTGCGGATGGAGAGTGATGCCCAACAGTGGCTTTACGCCTGGCGAGATCCACAGACTCCCTCTGCAGATGTGGTGATCGTGGGTATTGATGGCCGCATTCAGGTTCGGGGTGAAGGCACGGATACTAGCCAAAACATCGACTTTCTCTTGGAACGAGCCAACTACGCCGGCTTGACCTTGCGCCTATTGGAAGAAGCTGAGGCCAAAGTGGTGGTTCTGAATCTGCCCAGCAGCTTCGTGGTGCCGCAAAACTTGGGTAACGAAAACTTGGATGCGCCTCTGCGGCAAGTGGTGCAGCGCTACCCGGATCGGTTGGTATTGGCCACCCGCAGCAGCGAAAGTTTCCGGCGGGCGGAGATCAGCATCTACAACCATTTCCTGCCCTTTTCCTCGTTGCGGCTGGAGTACCTGGTGCCACCCGAGCATGTGCAGGGGGTGGTGCAATATCGGGTAGATGGGGCCGGGATCCTACGCAAAGCTCAGCTGCGGGGGCTGTATCTGCGCCGCGATAGCCAAGAGGAGCAGATGTTTGCTTCTGTGGAAGCTCTTACCTTTGCCAAGTTCAACCCAGAGCAGGCCAGCCGGTGGTTCCGAGAACAAGGGTTGGAGCCTGTGCAGTTCAACCCTCTGGGAGCAAACCACAGCATCCCCATCATTCCCATCGAACAGGTTTGTCCGCCGGTGATCCTCCAAGCGGGATCCGGAGCCGCCTCACAGATAGTGAATCCCAGCCAGGCCTGCCTCAGCTCAGAAGGGATCCCTCCCCTCGATCCAGAGATTGCAGCCCAGTTGCGGGATAAGGTGGTGTTAGTGGGCTTTGTGGGAGGCTACCCAGAAACTTTCCCAGTGCAAACTGCGGATGGATCCCAGATTGCCGCGGTGGAATTGCAGGCGCAAATCCTGTCCAGCCTCCTCACAGGGGAAGTGTATCGCTCGGTGCCCTCTGGGTTGGCGGCCTTTGTGGTGGTGTTGATGGGGGGAGGTACGGGCTTGCTCCTGATGCTTTACCGCCCTCATTTGAGGCTGACTCATCAAGACTGGAAACAGCAGCGATTTCTCCTTTGGCCTGTATTGGGGCTATTGGTTTATGAAAGTTGGGCTGTGGCTCAGTTTCTGCTCTGGCGCTGGGTTTGGCCGTTGGCTCTACCGGCTCTGGCCAGTGGTCTGACAGGGGTGAGCTTACTGTTGACTTTGATCATTTTGCAGAACCAAGAGCGGCTACTGGCTCAACAGCAAGAATTGGATCGGTTGCGTCGTGCCGAACAAGAAGCCGCCATTGATCAAGCCCGCAAGTTGCTTTACCGAGTGGCCACTGATATTCATGATCGGGAGCTACAAGATTTAAAAGTGGTGATGGACAATTTGGAGAGTTTGCAATGGCAACAGCAACAGGGAAAAGAACTTAACCCCGCCACCTATGATCAGCTGTTGGAACAACTAGAAGGGATCGGACGTGGCATTCGGGATCAGCTCAATGATGTTCGTACCTTAGCCACTAAGTTGCGCATTTCCCCCAGTTTGCGGGAAGGACTGCATCGGGGCATCGATACCTATTTGGATGAACTGGTGCAGAGCGGCGGCCTAACTCTATCGGTAGAACGGCAACTGCAACCTTTGAATGAGCCCAATACCAGCGAGTGGTTTGACCAGCGAGAAGACATTTTGCGTTTTTTGCGAGAGGCCATTGGCAATGTGATCGCCCATGTGCAGCCGCCCAAAGGGGATGCCTCGTTTGTAAATGTTTCGCTGATGCAAACGGATCATCACTGCTGCCTAAGAGTCGTAAACGATGGCGTGGAACATGCCCCCAGCCCCAGTGGCGGTTATGGCAGCAAAGCCATGAATACCATTGCCCGTTACCTGCCCAAGGGATCCTGGCACCGCACCCACACCCCGGAAGGGTATACCCACGTCGAGCTGCACTGGGAAATGCCCAGTCTCTGA
- a CDS encoding pyridoxamine 5'-phosphate oxidase family protein, which produces MSAVENLNALLDQQPVASLAVLEAGSPTVSLVPFVVQRDPLRFALLISELSSHTQALRADRRASLMIHEPPTAGDPRSNHALARVMVSGVAEFLSREEAVASGFEPLYRAKYEIAEMLLGLADFHFCQITPKAGSFVQGFGQAFRLSGPNLDQLEHISRG; this is translated from the coding sequence ATGTCTGCGGTGGAAAATTTGAATGCCCTGCTGGATCAGCAACCGGTGGCCAGTTTGGCGGTACTGGAGGCGGGATCCCCGACTGTATCGTTGGTGCCTTTTGTGGTGCAACGGGATCCCTTGCGGTTTGCCCTTTTAATCAGCGAGTTGTCTTCCCATACCCAAGCTCTGCGGGCAGATAGGCGTGCCAGTTTGATGATTCATGAGCCGCCAACGGCAGGGGATCCCCGCAGCAATCATGCCCTAGCTCGGGTGATGGTGAGTGGGGTAGCAGAATTCCTCAGCCGGGAAGAGGCGGTGGCGAGCGGGTTTGAGCCGTTGTATCGGGCCAAGTATGAGATTGCCGAGATGTTGTTGGGCTTAGCGGATTTTCACTTTTGTCAGATCACCCCCAAAGCGGGCAGCTTCGTACAGGGGTTTGGTCAAGCCTTTCGCCTCAGTGGCCCCAACCTGGATCAACTGGAACACATCAGCCGTGGGTGA
- a CDS encoding polyribonucleotide nucleotidyltransferase, with translation MAEYTQSISFYGREIDINIGLLAPQAGCGVWLTSGETSILVTATRQPGRPGIDFMPLLVDYEERLYAAGRIPGGYLRREGRPPERATLISRLIDRPIRPLFPEWLRDDVQVVATTLSVDDNVPPDVLCILGASLAIRGAGIPFNGPVAAVRVGLVKDEFIINPTYAEIEAGDLDLVVAGCADGVIMVEAGANQLPEKDVIEAIEFGFEAIQELLRVQNQVFQDLKMEPVELPPPPASEALIAFVKEQAQDAIQSILKQFLDKTSRDQQLDDIKAKLEAQIQERPETDPLRLYLLENPKDLDTQFKSLTKKLMRQQIIQEGVRVDGRKLDEIRPISCRVGLIPRVHGSALFNRGLTQVLSITTLGTPGDAQELDDLHPSDEKRYMHHYNFPAFSVGETRPSRSPGRREIGHGALAERALVPVVPDKDKFAYVVRVVSEVLSSNGSTSMGSVCGSTLSLMDAGVPIKAPVSGVAMGLIKEGEEVRILTDIQGIEDFLGDMDFKVAGTQAGITALQMDMKITGITVNVVEQAVHQAKAGREFILSKMMEAISAPRPQLATTAPRLLTFKVDPEDIGKIIGPGGKMVRSITEATGAKVDISDDGTVTVSSAVGGQAEAAQEMIENLVRRVQEGQVYLGKVTRIIPIGAFVEFLPGKEGMIHISQLADYRVGKVEDEIAVEDEVVVKVRSIDHKGRINLTRLGISPDEAAQVRNNHH, from the coding sequence ATGGCAGAATACACCCAGTCGATTTCCTTTTATGGGCGGGAAATTGACATCAATATCGGTTTGTTGGCTCCGCAAGCAGGTTGTGGGGTCTGGTTGACTTCAGGCGAAACCTCCATCTTAGTCACGGCTACCCGGCAACCGGGACGTCCTGGCATCGACTTTATGCCCCTGCTCGTGGACTACGAAGAGCGCCTCTACGCAGCCGGGCGGATCCCGGGCGGGTATCTGCGGCGGGAAGGTCGCCCCCCGGAACGGGCTACCCTCATCTCTCGGTTAATAGACCGCCCCATTCGCCCTTTGTTCCCGGAATGGCTGCGGGATGATGTGCAGGTGGTGGCCACAACCCTGTCAGTAGATGACAATGTACCGCCGGATGTGTTGTGTATTTTGGGGGCTTCCTTGGCGATTCGTGGGGCCGGGATCCCCTTCAATGGCCCTGTGGCCGCCGTGCGGGTGGGTCTGGTCAAAGATGAATTTATTATTAACCCCACCTATGCTGAGATCGAAGCTGGGGATCTGGACTTGGTGGTGGCGGGCTGTGCTGATGGCGTGATCATGGTAGAGGCTGGGGCCAACCAACTGCCGGAAAAAGACGTGATCGAGGCGATCGAATTTGGGTTTGAAGCCATTCAAGAGCTGCTCAGAGTGCAGAACCAAGTCTTTCAGGATCTGAAAATGGAGCCGGTGGAGTTGCCGCCCCCTCCGGCAAGTGAAGCCCTAATCGCTTTTGTTAAAGAGCAGGCTCAAGACGCAATTCAGTCGATTCTGAAGCAATTTCTGGACAAAACCAGCCGCGATCAGCAGCTCGACGACATCAAAGCCAAGTTAGAAGCCCAAATCCAAGAGCGACCGGAAACGGATCCCTTGCGACTCTACCTCCTAGAAAACCCGAAGGATCTGGATACGCAATTCAAATCTCTGACCAAAAAATTGATGCGGCAACAGATCATCCAGGAGGGGGTGCGGGTGGATGGCCGTAAACTGGACGAGATCCGACCGATTTCCTGCCGAGTGGGGTTGATTCCAAGAGTCCATGGCAGCGCCCTGTTTAACCGGGGTCTCACGCAAGTGCTCTCTATCACCACCCTCGGCACTCCTGGCGATGCCCAAGAGCTGGACGATCTGCACCCTAGCGATGAAAAACGCTACATGCACCACTACAACTTCCCGGCCTTCTCGGTGGGGGAAACACGCCCCTCACGCTCTCCGGGTCGGCGCGAAATTGGCCATGGGGCCTTGGCAGAGCGGGCCTTGGTGCCGGTAGTGCCCGACAAAGATAAGTTTGCCTACGTGGTACGGGTAGTATCGGAGGTGCTCTCCTCCAACGGCTCTACCTCGATGGGATCCGTCTGTGGCTCTACCCTTTCTCTGATGGATGCCGGGGTGCCGATCAAAGCGCCGGTCAGTGGCGTGGCCATGGGCCTGATCAAAGAGGGAGAAGAAGTGCGCATCCTCACCGACATTCAGGGTATTGAGGACTTCCTCGGCGACATGGACTTCAAGGTGGCGGGCACCCAGGCAGGGATCACCGCCCTGCAGATGGATATGAAAATAACCGGCATCACCGTCAATGTTGTAGAACAAGCGGTTCACCAGGCCAAAGCCGGGCGCGAGTTTATCCTCAGCAAAATGATGGAGGCAATTTCTGCCCCCCGACCCCAGTTGGCAACCACCGCCCCCCGACTGCTCACCTTCAAGGTGGATCCGGAAGATATCGGCAAGATCATCGGCCCCGGCGGCAAGATGGTTCGCAGCATCACCGAAGCGACAGGAGCGAAAGTAGATATCAGCGATGATGGCACTGTCACAGTGTCTTCGGCGGTAGGAGGCCAAGCGGAAGCGGCCCAGGAAATGATCGAGAACTTGGTGCGGCGAGTCCAGGAGGGGCAGGTGTACTTGGGCAAGGTGACCCGCATTATCCCCATCGGTGCGTTTGTGGAGTTTTTGCCCGGCAAAGAAGGCATGATCCATATCTCGCAACTGGCGGACTACCGGGTGGGCAAAGTGGAAGATGAGATCGCTGTGGAAGACGAGGTGGTGGTGAAGGTGCGCAGCATCGATCACAAGGGCCGCATTAACCTCACCCGTCTAGGTATTAGCCCTGACGAAGCGGCTCAGGTGCGCAACAATCACCATTGA
- a CDS encoding helix-turn-helix domain-containing protein has protein sequence MGTDYHSADLLSERELQVIELIAAGMTNQDIAEHLEISKRTVDNHISNILSKTRTANRVALVRWALQWGKVCLDEVNCCTLADGKIA, from the coding sequence ATGGGCACCGACTATCATTCCGCAGATTTGTTGTCAGAACGGGAATTGCAAGTCATCGAGTTGATCGCGGCGGGCATGACCAATCAAGACATTGCGGAACATTTAGAAATTAGTAAACGCACCGTTGATAACCACATCAGCAATATCTTAAGCAAAACCCGAACAGCTAACCGGGTTGCTTTGGTGCGCTGGGCCCTGCAATGGGGGAAAGTCTGTCTAGATGAAGTGAATTGCTGCACCTTAGCGGATGGCAAAATCGCTTAA
- a CDS encoding MoaD/ThiS family protein, translating into MINEKREFPITLKLFAIYQEVIGQAELRIQVIPGTTVGQVCDQLSQRYPALAPWRSQTRFGLNLNFVPADTPLSAEDEVVFIPPVSGG; encoded by the coding sequence ATGATTAATGAGAAGAGGGAATTCCCCATCACCCTGAAACTCTTCGCCATCTATCAAGAGGTGATCGGTCAGGCGGAACTGAGGATACAGGTTATCCCCGGTACCACTGTTGGGCAAGTATGTGATCAGCTGAGCCAGCGCTACCCGGCCTTGGCTCCCTGGCGCTCCCAAACCCGGTTTGGCCTCAACTTGAACTTTGTCCCTGCGGACACCCCCCTATCTGCCGAAGACGAAGTGGTGTTCATCCCGCCAGTTAGTGGGGGTTGA